One genomic segment of Candidatus Nealsonbacteria bacterium includes these proteins:
- the acs gene encoding acetate--CoA ligase, which produces MFKKDNLYYPIEGFKKRAWLKDKKIYREADKNPIKFWEKLAKELFLKKWKKPFEHKPPYFKWFLGGKLNITENIFEKNSQGWDKIKNKIALIWEPEPIDEKPKILTYGELFSAVNKFAQGLKKLGVKKGDRIGIYLPMIPEAIISMLACVRIGAIHTVVFSAFSPHALKVRLQDTEAKVLITADGYYRRGKIVNLKQNADEGIKETKVEKVIVVKRAENEIPWDPQRDLWWQELIKNESNQCQSEIMDSEDLLFLLATSGSTGRPKQIIHTCGGYTVQAYWTGKWIFDFHANDIFWCTADIGWITSHTYGCYSPLLNGITFLMFEGAPDWPTPDRWAQIIEKHKVTVFYTAPTAIRMFEKELSSLKAYKFEKLRLLGSVGEPIDESAWLWYFKEVGKEKCPIVDTWWQTETGGILITSLPGIGPFKPAFTGLPFPGTKFDIFDEKGKSCPVGKTGNLVILPPFSPGMFRGIYKDPKKYLETYWSQYSKEVYFTSDAAFKDKNGLIRIIGRVDDVIKVAGHRLSTGELEAVINLHPDITECAVIGIPDEIKGEVPVAFVAPKKFTEARPLQLKEEIIKQVRKEIGPIASPKEVYLVEDLPKTRSGKIMRRILRKLFTGEELGDLSTLANPESVEKIREVIKL; this is translated from the coding sequence ATGTTCAAAAAAGATAATCTTTATTATCCGATTGAAGGTTTTAAGAAAAGGGCTTGGCTAAAAGATAAAAAAATTTATAGAGAAGCAGATAAAAATCCAATTAAGTTTTGGGAGAAGTTAGCCAAAGAACTTTTTTTAAAAAAATGGAAAAAGCCGTTTGAACACAAACCCCCATATTTTAAGTGGTTTTTGGGTGGAAAATTGAATATTACAGAGAATATTTTTGAGAAAAATTCGCAGGGTTGGGATAAGATTAAAAACAAAATTGCCTTAATTTGGGAGCCGGAACCAATTGATGAAAAACCCAAAATTTTAACTTACGGAGAACTGTTCTCCGCGGTTAATAAATTTGCGCAGGGTCTGAAAAAATTAGGAGTAAAAAAAGGCGACAGAATAGGGATTTATCTGCCAATGATTCCCGAAGCAATAATTTCAATGCTTGCCTGCGTCAGAATTGGAGCGATTCATACCGTTGTTTTTTCTGCTTTTTCACCCCATGCTTTAAAAGTAAGACTGCAGGATACTGAAGCTAAAGTTTTGATAACGGCCGACGGTTATTACAGAAGAGGAAAAATTGTCAATTTAAAACAAAATGCTGACGAGGGAATAAAAGAAACAAAAGTGGAGAAAGTTATTGTGGTAAAAAGAGCAGAAAATGAAATTCCGTGGGACCCTCAAAGAGATTTATGGTGGCAGGAGTTAATCAAAAATGAAAGTAATCAGTGCCAATCCGAAATTATGGATTCAGAAGACCTTTTATTTTTATTGGCGACCAGCGGTTCCACCGGCCGACCAAAACAAATCATCCACACCTGCGGTGGCTATACAGTTCAGGCCTATTGGACAGGAAAATGGATTTTTGATTTTCATGCAAACGATATTTTTTGGTGCACTGCCGACATAGGTTGGATCACTTCGCATACATACGGTTGCTACTCGCCCTTACTTAATGGAATAACCTTTTTGATGTTTGAGGGAGCGCCAGATTGGCCGACACCTGACAGGTGGGCGCAAATTATTGAAAAGCACAAAGTAACAGTTTTCTATACTGCGCCAACCGCAATCCGAATGTTTGAAAAGGAGCTAAGCTCCTTGAAAGCATATAAATTTGAAAAATTACGGCTATTGGGGTCGGTTGGTGAACCAATCGATGAATCAGCCTGGCTCTGGTATTTCAAAGAGGTCGGAAAAGAAAAGTGTCCGATAGTTGATACCTGGTGGCAGACGGAAACCGGCGGAATTTTAATTACTTCTTTGCCGGGAATCGGACCTTTCAAACCGGCCTTTACTGGATTACCATTTCCGGGAACAAAGTTTGATATATTTGATGAAAAGGGAAAATCTTGTCCGGTAGGTAAAACAGGAAACTTAGTCATACTTCCGCCTTTTAGCCCCGGTATGTTCCGAGGAATTTACAAAGACCCTAAAAAATATTTAGAAACCTATTGGAGTCAATATAGTAAAGAGGTCTACTTCACCAGTGATGCGGCTTTCAAAGATAAAAATGGTTTAATCCGAATTATCGGCAGGGTAGATGATGTAATTAAGGTGGCGGGTCACAGATTGTCTACCGGAGAGTTAGAAGCAGTTATTAATTTGCATCCCGATATTACCGAATGCGCAGTAATTGGCATTCCAGATGAAATAAAGGGAGAGGTGCCTGTGGCTTTCGTTGCTCCCAAAAAGTTTACAGAGGCCCGTCCTCTGCAACTTAAAGAGGAGATTATTAAACAAGTAAGGAAAGAAATCGGGCCCATTGCCTCGCCAAAAGAAGTTTACTTGGTTGAAGATTTGCCTAAAACCCGCAGCGGGAAAATTATGAGACGAATCTTAAGAAAGCTATTTACTGGCGAAGAACTTGGAGATTTAAGCACATTAGCAAACCCAGAAAGCGTTGAGAAAATAAGAGAGGTAATTAAATTATGA